In the Pseudorasbora parva isolate DD20220531a chromosome 5, ASM2467924v1, whole genome shotgun sequence genome, tttgcttgtctagtaaatgtttcttattttaagatttgttagatgtttggactagaaacaagacaaaaatactgagtaagaagagcattttttgcagtgtagtccTATTATCTAATCATCATATTGATAAAATCCCAGTAAATACGGAGATATTATTTTTCATCAGTATCACAAACCCCTGATGTAATCAGCGCTGCTCATGAATTATGCCACGGCTCATATTAGAGCTGTGCGATATTGATTATTAATTGTGATATATTGCTCAGCTCTAGTTCATATCCTCTGATGCTCATTCTGGATGATCTGACCTTTGACGATCTGCTTGGCACAGGTGTTGTAGACCTGCTCCTGAGTGGTGTTAGTGGGAAACACACGGTCAAACGCAAACGACTTCCCctgcggacacacacacacacacaccgacacaACAGACACGTCATTGTTTGGACTCAGATATTGATTAAAGCACTAATCACGTCACAGGATCCAGAACAGACTGTGCCATCTCAGCTGCTTTCACTGTACACTGACTTCAGATTTCAGCTTAGGCCAAAAATATGAGCAATAACCGTTCCATATCCATCAGCAGCCACTCCCTGCAGGAGTCAAACGCTCTCATATTCATaaacacaaaaccagtcataatcTCACGGCTTATCTGTGTGCCAACAATACATTACAAGACtcaaatcattaggatattaagatcatgttcaatgaagatatttagtacatttccaaccgtaaatatatcagaaatgtattattagtagtaatatgcattgatacggacttcatttggacaactttaaagcagattttctcaatatttcgatatttttgcaccctcagattccataTTTGCAAACATTGTCCCAtcataacaaaccatacatcagtGGAAAGATTATTTATCCATCTTTAAGATGTCGTATACATCTCAATTTCCAGAAATTGACCCTTATGAGTGGTTTTGTTGTTTAGGGTCACATATGTTTACTTTAGATTTTAGCTTAgtccttaaaaaaatatattctataCCCTCTGTGCCTAATAACTGTCCCATTCCCATCATCCGCCATTCCCTGCACACATTCAAACTCTCCCTCATATATATATCTGTATATTTATGAAGTGTTAACGAACTGAGagcatcatatttattttgctcGCTCAGATTAGGCCTCCAGCCTCTATATGTGCTGACGTCATTCTGCCGGTCGCgcgcatcatcatcatcatcatcctcatcctcatcatTCGTTTGATGGTTTAATCTagccgtgtgtgtgttatttctgctgTAGGTGTGTGTGAGGTGAACTTACCCCGATGATGACGGTGTCGTCCCCCTGGAAGGTCGGCAGGAATCGGTCTCCGCGCAGGATCTCGGCCTGATTGAGAGGCCGGAAGCGGCAGAGCACTTTAATATTACACTCAGCTGCGGGGTCCGTCATGATCACAGATAATAACGCGGCTTGATATTAAAACagaaggctgtgtgtgtgcgtgtgtgtgacgGCCTGGACTCGAGATAATAGCGTCTGCGCGATGTCTGCTGTGTGTTTCTGAAGCTGCTGTTGTGTTGTTTTCTGCAGGCGTCGAGCTCGCTGTCCTTGGTGTTCGGGAGGTTCGTGCTGCGGATGCTGTGCGTGCGCGTGCTCGTGAAGGATGCTGCTGTTGTCATGAGGGATGCGGAGGCAGGGCGTGTCCGCTGGACCACTCGCGCAGGTGGGCGGGGCTCCAAGGCGCACGTCATCGTCTTCCGATTCTTCCCCTCGCTGATTATTTTCGCGTAAACGCGTTCGTGTCTGGCTTCTCGTGTCATTATTCAGATCTTAAATAAGTATAATCTCTGCTCTTCTGGAGGAGGCTATGAACCCGCTGTCACGTGATGTCTGTGACTTTCCTCAGCGCTGCTCAGGATGGACCAATCACAGCCAGTGTCTGGACTATTCTAGTCATTCACATATTTTGATTTTGgcagtttttatttatattttaaacagcAAAACTAGGAACAATTATAATTTCCAGTGTAAAAATAATATGTGTCCCAATaaaatcaaatgtgtgtgtgccatAAGGAAGTATACCCATTGTCACATggtgtgtatttttatatttagtaatGTGTCCCTAGCGAGAGCAGACTGGGCCCCAAACTTAAGAAATAAATAACCAGGGCCACTGCTcaggcagaataataataattttaatattaaaacaaaatattagtGTTATTCTTCTTACAACTTTAGACctatactgttaaaaaaataaaaataacaacaatacATCTAAATATTAAATGCTTCCAGTTATTTTTAGCTGTACAAAATACCTTGTGATGCTGCTTGATATTGGATATAGTTTTTGTccctttattttaattataaaattattttaagcaCTTTGTTATTTTCCTCCTTATTTCCCTACAATGGTTAAGTCAATAAGTCTCGCCTTTATAGGAAAGGGCAAATATATCCCACAATGCattgttttttaaagtatatCAACACTCATGTATCTGCCGAGAACAGCCGTACCTTAACGGTTTTGTCCAAATGTTCAAAGTTCAGTAGGTTACTGCAATGTCCGAGAGTCTCTCCTGGTTtttcttattgtgtgttttcagtCGGCgcaaacaagaaacatttatttcacgCAAGAACACtgaaactgcagctcttgtgggctgttcccggtctgcagtggtcagtatctatcaaaagtgctccaaggaaggaccagtggagaaccggccacagggtcatgggcggccaaggctcattgatgaccgtggggagcgaaggctggcccgtggggtccgatcaaacagacgagctactggagctcaaactgctccagaagttaatgctggttctgatagaaagctgtcagaatacacagagcagctcagttagCCCTCAGCCAAAATGCCCGCCACACCTGAGTCTCCAGCCACGATGGCCGCCACACCTGAGTCTCCAGCCACGATGGCCACCACACCTGAGTCTCCAGCCACGATGGCCGCCACACCTGAGTCTCCAGCCACGATGGCCACCACACCTGAGTCTCCAGCCACGATGGCCGCCACACCTGAGTCTCCAGCCATGATGGCCGCCACACCTGAGTCTCCAGCCACGATGGCCACCACACCTGAGTCTCCAGCCATGATGGCCGCCACACCTGAGTCTCCAGCCACGATGGCCGCCACACCTGAGTCTCCAGCCACGATGGCCACCACACCTGAGTCTCCAGCCATGATGGCCGCCACACCTGAGTCTCCAGCCACGATGGCCACCACACCTGAGTCTCCAGCCACGATGGCCACCACACCTGAGTCTCCAGCCACGATGGCCACCACACCTGAGTCTCCAGCCACGATGGCCGCCACACCTGAGTCTCCAGCCACGATGGCCACCACACCTGAGTCTCCAGCCACGATGGCCACCACACCTGAGTCTCCAGCCACGATGGCCACCACACCTGAGTCTCCAGCCACGATGGCCACCACACCTGAGTCTCCAGCCACGATGGCCACCACACCTGAGTCTCCAGCCATGATGGCCGCCACACCTGAGTCTCCAGCCATGATGGCCGCCACACCTGAGTCTCCAGCCACGATGGCCACCACACCTGAGTCTCCAGCCACGATGGCCGCCACACCTGAGTCTCCAGCCACGATGGCCACCACACCTGAGTCTCCAGCCACGATGGCCACCACACCTGAGTCTCCAGCCACGATGGCCACCACACCTGAGTCTCCAGCCACGATGGCCACCACACCTGAGTCTCCAGCCACGATGGCCACCACACCTGAGTCTCCAGCCATGATGGCCGCCACACCTGAGTCTCCAGCCATGATGGCCGCCACACCTGAGTCTCCAGCCACGATGGCCACCACACCTGAGTCTCCAGCCACGATGGCCGCCACACCTGAGTCTCCAGCCACGATGGCCACCACACCTGAGTCTCCAGCCACGATGGCCACCACACCTGAGTCTCCAGCCACGATGGCCGCCACACCTGAGTCTCCAGCCACGATGGCCACCACACCTGAGTCTCCAGCCACGATGGCCACCACACCTGAGTCTCCAGCCACGATGGCCGCCACACCTGAGTCTCCAGCCACGATGGCCACCACACCTGAGTCTCCAGCCATGATGGCCGCCACACCTGAGTCTCCAGCCACGATGGCCACCACACCTGAGTCTCCAGCCACGATGGCCACCACACCTGAGTCTCCAGCCATGATGGCCGCCACACCTGAGTCTCCAGCCACGATGGCCACCACACCTGAGTCTCCAGCCACGATGGCCACCACACCTGAGTCTCCAGCCACGATGGCCGCCACACCTGAGTCTCCAGCCACGATGGCCACCACACCTGAGTCTCCAGCCATGATGGCCGCCACACCTGAGTCTCCAGCCACGATGGCCACCACACCTGAGTCTCCAGCCACGATGGCCGCTACACCTGAGTCTCCAGCCACGATGGCCACCACACCTGAGTCTCCAGCCATGATGGCCGCCACACCTGAGTCTCCAGCCATGATGGCCGCCACACCTGAGTCTCCAGCCATGATGGCCGCCACACCTGAGTCTCCAGCCATGATGGCTGCCACACCTGAGTCTCCAGCCATGATGGCCGCCACACCTGAGTCTCCAGCCATGATGGCCGCCACACCTGAGTCTCCAGCCATGATGGCCGCCACACCTGAGTCTCCAGCCACGATGGCCGCCACACCTGAGTCTCCAGCCACGATGGACGCCACGCCAGAGTCCTCTGCTTTTGCAGCTTTGGCTGTATGTGCCACAGCTATATTGTGTGTGTTggctgctcacacacacacacacacacacacatcggcTCCAGTCCCCGTCCAGAGATGAGCTCACTGTGATGGTTACTCCTGAATGTGTTTCCTGATGTTGCTCTCTGTGGATACTCTGGGTTCTGGATtatctttgtttttaataaatctttatGCTTGCATTTGGATTCTCACTCGGCCTCATCCCTGCTCACACTCAACAGCAGGCATGACAAGTTTAAAACATACTAATTGTAAATACATTTTGCCATCCTTAAATACATTTTAGGAAGGGCTGAATACCAAGGGAAAATACATAGGTTGGTGGGAACATCTCCAGCCAAAGGGCAGACCACCATCTTCTAATACTTGAATCTGTTCAGGGCCGAACACAGACATTTAAAGGGGCAGTGGCCCAAACTAAAAAAGGAGCCCTATAAAGGGGGTTGAGTATCATTTAATATAGAGAATGAATAGCAAACCTTTTACAATCATAATGTAAAAACAGTTGTTTTAGAGCTAATTCAAATTATGTTGTTGTAATTACTCCTCCAAAAAGTTGATTATTCGCTAATTTGATCTcatatttaatgtgtttattttgtacATTCATGTAGAAATGAGATTATATTACTGAaactattatatatttatatatttattatatatatatatatatatatatatatatatatatatatatatatatatatatatatatatatatatataatttattggaAACAAAAGTGTTGGTAATGTTTGTCAGTTTTGTTCAAGGTAATTAAAGCAACAGCTTCTCAATAACTGAAGAATATCTGAAAGTATGGTATTCGAGTTAAAGATATAATAATTAACATGATCATAAACAGTGGCTGAGTTTAATATTTGGGACATGACATGGTCAGATGCAGATGAAATATCATATATCTATAACTGCAGTGTTGAACTGAGCCTCCCTTTGCTCTTTCTcactgttttcttttttgtgaAGTTTTTGTCTAAAGTGTGCCAACAACAGCAAATGTAGTGTTATTTAGCTCAGATCAGATATAACCATTTGATAAGGCAATTATCTTCCTAGAGCGTGGATATTTTGCATAAGTTGTTAGCACTATAAGAAGACCAGgaataaaaatgtgcatatgtcttttaaacaaccagatacttCTGGTCTTTTAACAATCAAAAAGATAATTGTTcaaagaaaacaaatgaagtgAGCAGGTGTGTAAAGACCATAACTAAAAGAGACGCTCGCTACTGCTTGATCTCAAGACATGTTGTCCTGGTGATGATAATAAATAGgtctaaaaaatatatttattgtgaCTGTTCGGTgcatatttacattaaaaaagcaAACATAAAAGTAACCTGAATTAGTTTTGATATACAGTAATTGGTAAAGTAAttcaattacttttaaaaaaagtaactagtaactgtAACTAATTACTAATTTTCAGTAACCTGCCCAACACTGTATACATCGTTTTAatgtctttaaatgttttatgttaAGGAAACCTTT is a window encoding:
- the LOC137075795 gene encoding mucin-19-like, giving the protein MAGDSGVAAIMAGDSGVAAIMAGDSGVAAIMAGDSGVAAIMAGDSGVAAIMAGDSGVAAIMAGDSGVVAIVAGDSGVAAIVAGDSGVVAIVAGDSGVAAIMAGDSGVVAIVAGDSGVAAIVAGDSGVVAIVAGDSGVVAIVAGDSGVAAIMAGDSGVVAIVAGDSGVVAIVAGDSGVAAIMAGDSGVVAIVAGDSGVAAIVAGDSGVVAIVAGDSGVVAIVAGDSGVAAIVAGDSGVVAIVAGDSGVVAIVAGDSGVAAIVAGDSGVVAIVAGDSGVAAIMAGDSGVAAIMAGDSGVVAIVAGDSGVVAIVAGDSGVVAIVAGDSGVVAIVAGDSGVVAIVAGDSGVAAIVAGDSGVVAIVAGDSGVAAIMAGDSGVAAIMAGDSGVVAIVAGDSGVVAIVAGDSGVVAIVAGDSGVVAIVAGDSGVVAIVAGDSGVAAIVAGDSGVVAIVAGDSGVVAIVAGDSGVVAIVAGDSGVAAIMAGDSGVVAIVAGDSGVAAIVAGDSGVAAIMAGDSGVVAIVAGDSGVAAIMAGDSGVAAIVAGDSGVVAIVAGDSGVAAIVAGDSGVVAIVAGDSGVAAIVAGDSGVAGILAEG